Within the Candidatus Zixiibacteriota bacterium genome, the region CGGTGATCCACCCGATGTCTTCGGCGGTCGCCGAACCGGTCGCCGCGATCAGCAACAGGGCAAGCGAACCAAACAATTTCTTCATACTATTTCGAGCCTCCGGACCGAGGTCCTCTGGGTATTTGCATCATAGCATAGACGTGCGTATTGCGAAGGCGTTTATTGCGAGTACCGCACCGCGGACACGACGTATCACAACTAAGGTATACGGTAACAACAGATTGTCAATGGAAGAAAAAGCGCGGCGCTGTTAGATATCGACGCCGAATGGAGGCAGGGAACCACTTTCGGACCTTCGCTCAGGCTCCTCGGAGAACGCAATTTCCGCGCCCCGGGGCATGGCGGGCAGGTCGGCCGGCGAGAGCAAGGCCCGATTGTCCGCTTGCCTGACATAGGCGGCGGTGACTTTGATGGCACCGCAGAATTTCCGCAGCAGATTGCGGCGCTTTCGGTTAGAAAGAAGGTGGGGGCTCTCGGGGGTCAGGGCGAAGATGAACTCCGGAGTCGAGGACAGAATCCGCACCGCCTCGATCTTCTCTCCGGCGAGGCGATTTTGAATGAACCCGAGAACGGCAAAGAGCGCGCGGAATTCCAGATCGAGGATATCGCCGGTCATGCGCGTCCGGTAGAGAATCCCGTAGTCGGGGATGGCGAAGCTGACAATTGCCGAGACCATCCGATCATCGGCCGCAGGGTCCGGAATGGCCAAGGGGCAGCGGCGCAGCGCAAGATAGCAGGTGAGAGGACACACCGGCGCTTCCATGCACGACCGTTGAGCAATCCCTGTGCCCGACGCCACGGGGGCCCCGGCGGGGTCGTAGGTCGCGGCGGCGGCGGAACTTAGGATAACCTGCCGGGTCGCAGCGGCAGCGGCTTGCCGGGCCGAGTGCAGCTCGCTGCCGAGGAACGCACCGTCACTCGAGCGAGCGCAGGAGCAGGCGACGGAAATCTTCTTCGGCCTCGATGTATTTGCCGGTGGCGGAGGCGAAGGGGCGGCCGTCGGCATCGACAATCTCGCCTTCGGCAAACCACGCCCGGCCCCTCTGTTTAACGACCCGGCCGGTGCAGAAGAGCTTGTCGCCGGTGTAGACGGGGCGGTGGTAGCGGACGGTCATTTCGGCCGTGACGGCGCAGACATCTGCCGCCAACACCGCTTTGACCATCACCTCGTCGAGCAGCGCCGCCGTAATGCCGCCGTGCCCAATGCCGCAATAGCCCTCGAATCGTTCGTCGGCCACAGCCTCGGTGAGAACCTTCTCGCCGTCGAAAAAGAAGCGGGCCTGCAGTCCGCAGGCATTCTTGTCGCCGCAGACGAAGCAGCCGTGATATTTGGGGACTTCTCTCATAGCCGATAGTAGGAGGCGGCGACGGGCAAAGTCAACGATGGAATGGCGTCGGGGAGATCAAACCGTGCAGGCCGAGGCAGAAAAAGTTCGCGCCCGGCTGCGGTCGGCGGCCGGGCGCGGAAATTGAGAGTACGCAGCGGGCGTCAGCCTTCCTGCGAGCAGGCGACGCCGTCGTACGTCCAGGTGTACCCGTTGGCGGTGGCGACGACGTGCACGGCGCCGTTGTGGAATGTCGCGCTGAAATTCCACTGAGTCGGCACCGGCGCTTCGTCGTTGCGCTGGTAGGTCATCATGATGGTCGCGGTGAACCGGCCGGAGGTCGGGCAGCCGCGGTCCCAGGTGGGGCCGGTTTTGGTCACGACGACGTCGTCGAGCGCCGCTTCCGCGGCGAAGTCATAGTGCACGACCGAGTCGGCAAAGACGAACTTGGTCTCGACGCTGCAGCCGTTGGCGCCGTCGATGGTCGCTTCCTGCGTGTGGAGTCCGTCAAAATCGAACAGGCTGTAGCCCGCGCCGTTGATGTAGGTGACGGTGGTGTCGGGAGCGGTCCACGACCACCGGTGGCGGTAGAGGAGCTGCTCGAGGCCGGAGCCCTCCTGGGTCGGCTGGCCGTTGCGCAGGAACTGGATCGAGTCGTTGACGATGGCGATGTAGCCGCTCTGGCTGTGCCATTCCAGGTGGATGGTGTGCCAGCCGGAGCTGTAGGAGACGATCAGGGAGTCGGTGATACCGTTCGGATCGCCGGGACCATGGTGAATCGGATCGTCGTCGTTGGCGGGCAGGGTCTGAATCGCCCCGAGGGCCTCGGTGAACTGGGTAATGGTGGTGTCGAGCAGCGCCTCAAACTGGGTATTGGCCGCCTGGAACTGGGGATCCTCGAGGCTCCCCCACTTGGTCGGGTTGTCGTCGTCGTCGCTGCAGCCCCAGATGAAAGCCAGCGCGGCCAGAGCCAGCGCCGCGCCCGAGAGGAACAAAGACCTGTGAGAACGCATCTGCGTCTCCTTTCTCTGCAGACAGCTCCTCCCGGGCGGCCGGCCGAAGAGGCTATTGGAGCAGGAAGGTCATGATGGCCTTCTGAATGTGCAGCCTGTTCTCCGCTTCGTCGAAGACCCGCGAGTGCGGTCCGTCGATCACTTCGTCGGTGATCTCGCGTCCCCGCTCGGCGGGGAGGCAGTGCAACACGATAGCTTTCGGATCGGCCAGCGCCAGCAGGGAGCTGTTGAGTTGGTATTTTTTCAGCTTCTCTGCTTTCTGCTCGGCCAGATGTTTCTGCCCCATCGAGGCCCAAACATCGGTATAGACTACATCGGCCCCGGCGACCGCTTCTTTAGGGTCCTCGGTGAGGAGAACCCGGCTGGCCGGGTTTGCCTGGGCGCGCCGGAGAATAGCCCCGTCGGGCTGGGTGTCGGCGGCCGTACCGATCCGCAAATCCATGGGAATCAGCGAGGCCAGGTTGAGCCAGCTGTTGACGATGTTGTTGCCGTCGCCCACGTAGGCGATCTTGAAGCGCTCCCGCCCGGGGAAGCTCTCCATGACGGTGAAGTAGTCGCCGAGAATCTGGCAGGGATGCACGAGGTCGGTCAGGCCGTTGACGACGGGCACGGACGCGTACTTGGCGAGGCCCTCGACGTCGGACTGCTTGAACGTGCGGATCATGATCATGCCGATATAGCGGGAGAGCACCCGGGCGGCGTCCTGAATCGTCTCGCGTTCACCCAGCTTGATCTCGTTGTCGGTAATGTAGAGGGCGTGGCCGCCCAGCTGGTTGATGCCGACTTCGAAACTGATGCGGGTGCGCAGCGACGGTTTGGTGAAAATACAGGCGACCGCTTTGCCGGCGAGCGGCTTGGGGGCGATCTGCCCCGATTTCATCCGGGCGCACAGGTCGAAAATCCGGCGGACCTCGTCGGCCGTCAGGTCGGTAATCTGCGTGAGCGAGCGGGCCATGGCGTCTCCTTATGCGGTAGTGTCATTTTTCCGTGTTCAGTCGTGTTTTGGGGAATAAAGAGGATGGTTGGGGCGATGTCAAGTCGGGGGGGGCCGGACAGCCGTCGTCACCCCGGGCTGCCCGACAAAGCCCGCCGAATCCCTTGCCAACCGGAACCGGGCGACCGATATTCCGTAATGAACTGTGGGGATGAGAAAGGACGTTGACGACGATGACCGGACGGCGCGCGACATTTGGCATTATCCTCATCCTTCTGGGGTTCCTCTTTCTGTTGAATTCGCTGGACGTGATGTCGGTCGGGGAGGTGCTCCGCTACCTCGTTCCGCTTGGGTTCATTGCGCTGGGAATCTGGCTGATCATCCGGCGCAAGCAGCAGGATGCGGCGCTGAGTTTCGAAGCGGCGTCGGCCCCTCCTCCCCCGCCCCCGCCCTCGCCCTCTCCGGCCGGACCGGCTCCGCAGACTTTCTGGGCGCATGAGGGGGCGCAAAGCACGGCGGCCCCGGCCGGCGACGCACCCGCAGGAGGATCGGCCGATCCGGCGGCCCCGGCCGGCGGACCGCAGTTCCAATCCCCCGAGTACGGTGTCATGCGGGACGGGAAGCTCCGCTACAGCAAGCTGATCGGCGATCTGACCGTCGATCTGCGGGACCGCGCCGTGCAGCACGTCGAGGTTTCGATGGGAATCGGCGATCTGGAAATCCGTGTCCACGGGGCCAGACTGGAGGGGGGGTTGTGCCGGATGATCGTCTCCGGGTTTGTCGGCGATATACGGATCCTGTTGCCGCCCGACATGGCGGTCCTCGCGCACTGCTCGAATTTCATCGGCGACATCGATTTGCTCGGGCGCCGGGTCTCGGGTTTCAGCAGCAATCTCGACGCGCAGACCGCCAACTACGCCGCCGCCGAACGCCGGCTGTACATCGCCGCCAACAGCTTCCTCGGGGACATCAAGGTCTACCAGGTGTAGGAAGCCGCCCGGCGCTCCTTTCCGCTACAGGATATACCGGCTCAGGTCTTCGTTTTCGATAATGGCCGAGAGGGTCTTCTCGACCATCCTCGCGGTAATCACGACTCTCTTCTTTTCCGGCGGTTCGAAGAGGATTTCTTCGAGCAGCGTGGTCATGACCGTCTGCAGGCGGCGGGCGCCGATGTTTTCCGCTTCGCTGTTGACCCGCTCGGCAAACTCGGCGATGCGCCGCACCGCCTCTTTCTGAAACTCCAGCCGGATCCCCTCGGTTTTCAGCAGCGCCTGGTACTGGAGCACGAGCGCCGATTTGGGTTCCGTGAGGATGCGCTCGAAATCATCGGCGGTCAGCGAGTCGAGTTCGACCCGGATGGGGAAGCGCCCCTGGAGTTCGGGGATAAGGTCGGAGGGTCGGGCCGAGTGGAAGGCGCCGGCGGCGATGAAGAGAATGTGGTCGGTGCGGACCATGCCGTACTTGGTCATGACGGCGCTGCCCTCGACGATAGGGAGGATGTCGCGCTGTACGCCCTCGCGGGAAACGTCGGGACCGGCGGTGCGGTCGCCGCCGCCGGCGATTTTGTCGATTTCATCGATGAAGATGATCCCCGCTTCCTGAACGCGGCCGAGGGCTTCGGCGATCACCTCGTCCATGTCGACCAGGCGGTCGAGTTCCTGGGCGGTCAGGAAGCGGTGGGCCTCGCGCACCGACATTTTGCGCCGGCGCGTCTTTTTCGGCATCAGCCCGGAGAAGAGCTCCTGGAAGTTGACGCCCAGCTCCTCCATGCCCATGGGGGAGAAGATTTCGATGGTGGGGAACTGGGACTGGGGGGCCTCGACTTCGACCTCGCGTTCGTCGAGCTCCCCGCCGATGAGTTTCTCGCGGAGCTTCGCGCGGGTGGTGCGGACCGAATCCGAGGCGGGCCGTTCCCCGCCGTCCCCGGCCGGAGCCTCCGGTTCGGCGGGCGCCAGGAGCAAATCGAGCAGGCGTTCGCTGGCGCCGCGGGCGGCGCGGGCACGGAGTTCCTCCATTTTCTCCGACTTGACCATGTTGACGCCGATGTCGACCAGGTCGCGGATCATCGACTCGACGTCGCGGCCGACATAGCCGACCTCGGTGTACTTGGAGGCTTCGACTTTGAGAAACGGCGCGCCGGCGAGATCGGCCAGGCGGCGGGCGATCTCGGTCTTGCCGACCCCGGTGGGCCCGATCATGATGATGTTGTTGGGCAGAATCTCGGCCCGGAGCGGCGCCGGGACCTGCTGCCGCCGCCAGCGGTTGCGCAGGGCGATGGCCACCGATTTCTTGGCCTGGGTTTGCCCGATGATGTACTTGTCGAGGTGGTCGACGATTTCCCGGGGCGTGGGGTAGGACTGGTTCATCCGAGCGTTTCCACAGTGATGTGTGCGTTGGTGAAGATGCAGATGCCGGCTGCGATCTCGAGCGCTTTGACCGCGATCTTGTCGGCGCTCAGTTTGGGGTTGGCCCAGACGAGCGCGCGGGCGGCGGCCAGGGCAAACGAACCGCCGGAACCGATCGCCACGATCTGGTCGTCGGGTTCGATCACGTCGCCGTTGCCGCTGACGAGAAAAATGTGGCGGCCGTCGGTGACGGCGATGACGGCCTCGAGTCTCTGAAGCGCCTTGTCGGTCCGCCATTCTTTGGCCAGTTCGACCGCGGCGCGGGCGAGGTTGCCGGCGTACTCGTCGGTCTTCTTCTCCAGCAGTTCATAAAGGGCGAGGGCGTCGGCGGCCGTGCCGGCGAAGCCGCAGAGGATGGTGCCCTCGCGCATGGTGCGGATTTTCGAGGAGCGGGCCTTGACAATCGTGTCCTCGAACGTGATCTGACCGTCGCCCGCCATGGCCGCGCGGCCGTTGTGAATGATTCCGATAATCGTCGTCGAACGGGTGCGCATAGTCTCCCCTTCACTCTTTGCTTCCGGAGCGCGGGTGCGCCTTGCGGTAGACTTTCTTCATCGCTTCCGCGGTCACGTGGGTGTACTTCTGGGTGGTCGAGAGGGACGCGTGGCCGAGGATTTCCTTTATCACCATCAGGTCGGCGCCGTTTTCCAGCAGGTGGGTGGCGAACGAGTGGCGCAGGGCGTGGGGGGTGAAATCCAGCCCGCACCTCCGCCCGAACCGTTTCACCAGGCGGTCGATCGACCGCACCGACAGCGGGCCGCCATACCGGTTCAACAGCAGGGCGTCGCAGGCGGTGCCCCGGTCGGCGAGAAATCGGGCGCGGTCATCGAGGTAGGCGCGCACATCCTTGAGCGTTGCGTCGCCGATGGGGACGACGCGGACCTTGTTCCCCTTGCCGGTGACCGTGATGAGCCCCTGGCGGAGGTCGAGATCCCCCGGCCGAATGCCGGCCAGCTCCTCGCGGCGAATGCCGGTGGCGTACAGGAGGGCGATCATGAGAAAGTCGCGCCGGTAGAAATAGGTGCGCTCCGGCTGTTGGGCCGGCGGTTCCTCGAACAGCCGCCCGGCCTCCTTCTGCGGAAGGAACCGGGGCATCCTGGCCGGGTACTTCATCCGCGGGAGTTTGAACAGCCAGACCTCGGCTCTTCCCCGGGCAGCCAGGAATTTCTGGAAACCGGAGAGGGCCGACAGAAAACGGGCGAGCGAGCGGTTCGACACGCCGGCTTCGGCCCGCCGCCGCAGGTAGACGCGCAGCAGGAGCGGGTCGTTCGGCCGGCCTCCCGGCAGGGCGGCGTGCTGCTCGGCCAGAAAAGCCAGCCACGGTTCAAGGTCGCGGCGGTAGGCCTCGACAGTCCGAGGGGAACAGCGGCGCTCCTCGGCGAGAGCGCCCAAATATGCGGTCAGATCCTGCTGGAGCATACGCGGGAGTATAAATACGGGGCGGTCGGAGGGAGGTCAATACAATTGATGGCAACCGGGCGGCCGGATTCGAGCGCGGGCCCGGCCCGGGGCGACCGAAGCCGATCGGGGATTCCGAATTAGTGTGCCGGGGTGTGGGCCTCGACCGAGTCCGGGGCGATCACCGCCTTGCACCGGGGGCACTGGAGGTATTCGCCCTTCGCCTTGGATTCCTTGGCCACAAGGAAGGGGTATGCGCAGTGCGGGCAGGGGTGCGGCACCGGCTTGTCCCAGGTGGCGAACTTGCACGACGGGTAGGCGGAACAGCCGTAGAAGATTTTGCCGCCGCGGGTGCGTTTTTCAACAAGCTGTCCTTTGCAGCCGTCCTGCGGGCAGGCGATACCGAGCGTGATCGCCTTGGTATTCTTGCAGTTCGGGTAGGCCGAGCAGGCGAGGAAGCGGCCGAACCGGCCGGTCTTGATGACCATCGGCGCTCCGCACTTCTCGCACACTTCATCGGTCTTGCGGGCAGCCTCTTCTTCCGGAAGCGGGCGGGTGGACTTGCACTCGGGGTAGGCGGAGCAGGCGAGGAACCGGCCGTTGCGCCCCCACTTGATGACCATCGGCGAACCGCACTTCTCGCACTTGATGTCGGTTTCCTCGGTCATCGCCTCCTTGATTTCCTTCTGCCGTCCCTTGAGAACCTCGATGGATTTCTTGAAAGGCTCGTAGAACTCATTGAGAACCTTCACCCAGTCATCGGTGCCGTCTTCGATGAGGTCGAGCTCTTTCTCCATCTCGGCGGTGAATTTGACGTTGAAGAGTTTGGGAAGGTTTTCCACGAGGATCTTGTTCACCGTCAGGCCGAGTTCGGTCGGCGCAAGCTTGCGTTGTTCGAGCTTGACATATTTCCGGTCGCGGAGGGTGGAAATGATGGAGGCGTAGGTGGAGGGGCGGCCGATGCCGTCGGCCTCAAGCCGCTTCACCAGGGCGGCCTCGGAGTAGCGGGCCGGCGGCTTCGTGAACGACTGGTTCGGCCGGAGCTCGAGGAGCCGGAGGGGATCCTTTTCGGCCAGCCGGGGCAGAGCCGCGGCGGCGCCGTTGCCGTTGCCGTTGTCATCCGCCTCAACTTCCTCATGGTAGATCTTCAGGTAGCCGTCGAACGTGAGCCGCTGCGCGGCGGCCCGGAAGAGGAAGCGGCCGGCGGCGATGTCGATGGTCTCGACGTCGTAGCGGGCCGGGTTCATCTGCGAGGCGACGAAGCGGTTCCAGATCAGGCTGTAGAGCTTGAACTGGCGGGCGTTGAGGAAGCGCTTGACCTTGTCGGGCGGGAGCGCGAGATAGGTGGGCCGGATCGCCTCGTGGGCGTCCTGGGCGTTCTGCTTTTTCGAGTACACCTGCGGTTTGGGCGGCAGGTAGGCCTTGCCGTAGTCGCGGGCGATCAGTTCGCGGGCGGCCTTGAGGGCCTCGTTGGCGATGCGCGTCGAGTCGGTGCGCATGTAGGTGATCAGACCGGTCGGCCCCTCCTGCCCGATATCGACCCCCTCGTAGAGCTCCTGGGCCAGGCGCATCGTGACTTTGGGCGAAAACCCGAACGCCTTGGCCGCCTCCTGCTGAAGGGTCGAGGTGATGAAGGGCGCGGAGGGGCGGCGGATGCGCTCGGTGTTCTTGATCTCGGCGACGACCCAGGATTCTTTCTCCAGCTCCGCCATGTAGCCGCGCACCTCGTTCTCGGAGCCGATCGACATCTTGTTGCCGTTGTCGTTGGAATCGCCGGGTTTGACCACGCTCCGCTCGCCGATCTTGTAGAGGCGGGCCTCGAGACGCTCCTTCCCGGCGGTCTCGAGTTCGGCTGTGAGCTGCCAGTATTCCTGGGAGACGAAAGCGTTGATCTCGGCTTCGCGCTCGCACACAAGGCGGAGGGCGACCGACTGCACGCGCCCGGCCGAGAGGTTGCGGGCGACCGTCTTCCAGAGGAACGGGGAGACGGTGTATCCGACGATGCGGTCGAGGACGCGGCGGGCCTGCTGGGCGTTGACGAGATTCATGTCGATCTCGCGCGGATTGGCGATCGCCTCGAGGACTGCGCCCTTGGTGATTTCGTTGAAAGTGACGCGGCGAAACTTGGCCTTATGGCTGTTGCCGATCGAGTTGGCGACATGCCAGGCAATCGCCTCGCCCTCGCGGTCGGGGTCGGGAGCGAGATAGACGGTCTCGGCCTTCTTGGCGGCCTTCTTGAGCTCGGTGATGACCTTCTGCTTCCCCTCGATCACCGTGTAGTCCGGCTGGAAGTTGTTCTTGACGTCGACGCCCAGCTTGGACTTGGGGAGGTCCATAACGTGGCCGATCGTGGCCATGATGTCGAAATCCTTGCCGAGGAAGCGTGCGAGGGTTTTCGACTTGGCCGGAGACTCGACTATGACCAGGTTTTTCGCCATACCTTCAATGTTGTCGGAACGGGATGCCGGAAATTAACGGGTGAACTCAGCGGGGGCGTTCGAATTTGACCTTCCCCTCGATTAAGTCATTCAGCGCCACCATGGTAATCTTCCGGGAGTCGATGTCGATCTCCGGGTTGTCTTCCATCTGCTCCAACAGGGTGAGGCGCTTGGTGTTGAGCTTGCGCGCATACTTGGAGGCGACAATGACCGCTTCATAACGATTGAGGCCGGTTTTTTCGATCTGCTCGATCGGGACTTTCTTCACGCCTGTCTCCTTTACCGGTTCCGCACCGGTCGTATTAACCAATGATGTTTTCTATTTGTTCCGGCGCCAGGCGGTCGGTACGGCAGTGGTGGGCGATGATGGCCGACTCGACCTCGCGCACGGCGGTCGCAAGGGTATCGTTGATCACGGCGTACTCGAAACGCCGCCACAGGCGCATCTCCCGGGTGGCGTTTTCGAACCGCACCTGAAGCTGTTCCTGCGTCTCGGTTCCGCGCGTGCTCAGGCGGCTGCGCAGCGCCGCGATCGACGGGGGGAGGATGAAGATCGTGATCGCGTCGGCAAACACCGCCTTGATCTTCTCCGCGCCCTGGACATCGATATCGAGGAGCACGACGCCGCCCTCGGCCCGCACGTCCTCCAGCGGTTTCTTCGGCGTCCCGTATTCATACAAATGAACACGGCAGTGTTCCGCGAAAAAATCCTGCTTGGCCAGACGGCGAAATTCGTCGGCCGAGACGAAGAAATACTCGCGGCCGTGGACTTCATCCGGCCGGCGGCTGCGCGTGGTGTAGGAGACCGAGAACCGCCAGGCGGGGTTTCGCTCCAGGAGCTGGCGGCAAATCGAGGACTTGCCGCCGCCCGAGGGGGATGAAATGATGACGACTTTTCCTTTTCCGGTCGGGGTCATGAGGATGCCATCGCCCTGGTTATTCCACATTTTGCACGAGTTCGCGCAGTTTCTCGATTTCTTCTTTCATGGAGATCACCAGGCGGGTAATCGAGGCCTCGGTACACTTGGAGGCAATGGTGTTGGCTTCGCGATTCATCTCCTGGAGGATGAAGTTGAGCCGTTTGCCGACCGGATCATCGCGCCGCAGGTCGGCGTCATACTGGTCGATGTGGCTGAACATACGGGTGCACTCCTCGGTGATGTCGGAGCGCTCGGCCTGGAGGGCCACTTCCTGTTCCAGGCGGTTGGGGTCAAGCTGAATAGTTTCAGCGAGTTCCGAGATTCTGACGAGGAGGCGGTCGCGGTAGCGGTCGACACTCTGGGCAGCCTCCTTCTCGACCGCCCGGGTGATCTCCTTGATCTGGTCGAGACGCTGCTTCATATCGCGCGCCATAGCTTCTCCCTCGCGGCGCCGCATGCGCACGAGAGCGGTCATGGCCTCAGCCAGCGGGGCCTCGAGCTGCTCCCAGATTTCCTCGTCCTCGAAAGCGGTTTCGTCGCTTTTGACAACCTCGGGGAACACGAGCAGGTCGCCGATCGTAACCTCACCCCCGATATGGAGTTGGTCGCGCAGGGCGGCCAGTTGGCGAGCATAGGCCGCGGCGGCCTTCACATTAATAGAGAATCGATCGGTATTCTCCTCCCCTTCGGAGAATCCGACATAGATGTAGACTTTGCCGCGATTCACATGGCGGCCGACCAACTCGCGCACTTTTGGCTCCATCGCCGAAAACTGCCTCGGCAATCGGGCGGATACCTCCAGGAAACGGTTGTTCACGCTGGAAACCTCCACGGTGAACGTACCCAGTGCAGACTTGAATTCGGCCTTGCCGAAACCGGTCATTGAATCCATTGTCATAATTCCTGCCGAAAGACAGGGTCCAAAATAGGGGGTGGGAATCTTTTGTCAACCGCAAAACCGGGAGCGGCGTGTCACTTTTCTCGTCCGGCTGCTGCTAAGAGCTTGTCCACGAAGGAGCAAGGCGGCCAACGGCGCAGGGTTGGCGGCGCCGCGAACGATCGTTCAGGGCTGCACCGGGAAGGCGATCACGAAGCCGACGCCGGCGGTGCGGGGCTCCTCGCGCAGCGTGCCCCCGATGCTGCGGATGAGCAGCCGGGCCGCGCTGAAACCGAACGCGAAGTCGTTGTGGCTTCGATCGAGGGGGGAGTCGACGGTGATTGTCAGGCGGCAGGCCGAGGGTCCGCTAAGTTCGGCGGCGATCCGCACGGTGGCGGTCGCCCGGTCGGCACCGGTGGCGACAGCCTGGAGCAGGTTCTCCAGCGCCAGCGTCACGGCGCGCCGGGACGTTGAGACCTTGGGCATCAGGTCAGTGTGGACGCGCAGCGGCTGGCCGCCCCGGCCGCGGTTGACGTGGTTAACGACGCGGTGGAGGACGATGTTGAGGTCGGTCAGTTCGGGCGCCTGAACCCGGCTGGAGATGTCCAGCGCCGACCGGAGATCCTGCGTCAGGCGGCCGAGATCCTGAAGCGACTCGGTGAGCCGGTGGAGCTGGTCTTTGCCCTCCGCATCCAGAGCCGCGCTCCTCTGACCCAGCCGGGCGCTCAGCGCCACGGCTTCGGCGGTGTCGGCTCCGAGACGGCTCAGGAGGGTCCGCCCGAACGCGAGCACGTCGGCGGCGTCGGCGGCCAGAGCGCCGGGGACAATAGCGACAAAGGCGGTGCGGTCGTTGGGATTCTCGGCCAGCGGGAGAACGGCCAGCAGGCCGGGGCGCCCGGCGGGGAGTTCGACGCGCGCCAGCTCCAGCGCGCCGGTGCTCGGGCGCGCCGCGCCGCGCAGGAAATCATCGAGGCGCTGCCGCTCCTCGGCGGCGCCGCCGGAGAGAATCTCGGCCAGTTCCACCAGATCGACGGAGACATCCTCCACCTGGAAAAGCCGGGCGAGCACCGGATTGTAGACGGCGGTCTTGCCGCGCGAGTCCGCCATCATGGCGCCGATCCCGAGTCCGTCGAGCAGCCCGATCGCAAACTGGATGTTGTCGGCCGTGCGGTCATCGGCAGAGGGGGGCGGCGGGGCCAGCAGCCGCTGGGTGAGCTCGAGGGCGAAGCGGGTGCGGTCGGCCTGTACGCGGGCATCGTTGTCGGCGATGTCGGAAGGAAAGATCACCCGGATGAGAGCCGCCTGACCCTCGTCGAGAGCCAGGCGGGCGATCACCTCGTTCGGAGCGGGTGCGCCAAGTTCAACGGCGCGCTGGATCGACCGCTGGTCGGTGAAATCGTAGGTCTCCCCCGTGTCGGCGACCTGGCGGTGGAGAGGGCCGGTCGGGTCGATCGAGGGAAGCGAGGTGACGCCGTCGCCCGCGTCCAGCGCGCTGCTGCGCGGCTCGAGCCGGTCGGGCGAGACCAAGTAGGCGCACACCTGCACGGCCCCGGAGAACGACTGGAGTTCGCCGAGATAGCCGCGCCAGTCGGCGGTGAGATCGCGGCCGTCGAGATAGGCCACCAGCCGTCGGTAGGCGGCCGCGTGCGGGTCGCGCACGAGGTCGACGGCAACGGCGTTATCGGCCAGAAAGATGAACTGGAAATTGACGGGGTTGCCGGCGTTGAAATTGAGCGTGACGATCGCCCCGGCCCGGATGGCGGCGGCGCCGGGAACCACGAGCGTCAACCCAATGTGGTCGAACGTGATTTCGTAGTGGTTGCGACGGGAGAGAATCTCGTTGACCACGGCCCGCGAGGCTTCGTCGACAAAGTCGATGAGGGCTTTTCCGAACAGCTCTTCACCCGGGCAGCCGAAGAGCTGCTGAGCCTGCTCATCGACAAAGACAAAGCGCCCCTTGAGATCGACCTTGCACACGCCGCAGCGGGCGATCGCGCGGGCGTTCATCTCCACCGCGGCGCCCGGTTTCTGCTGTCGAACCGTCGGCATGCAAACCTCTTCCAACATCGCCCGCCGCTTGCCGGCGGCAGCCGAAGGCATCTCCCCCCGGCGGACCGCCCGCCGTCGTCCCGTACTTCGGTTATATCGGACACATGCAGGGGATTATTCACCGGCGGGGGACAACTTTGCGGGGCAGAATTGCCCCGCAGATCGGCGAGGGTTCTGCCCCGTCAGAGGGGCATCGGTTGCGGACGGCCGCGACGCGACGGTCCGGCGGGCGCGGGCCGGCCGCGGCCTACGGTTTCTTGATCAGGCCCTTGAGCTTGTCGGCGGCGCCCTCGACCGC harbors:
- the topA gene encoding type I DNA topoisomerase; protein product: MAKNLVIVESPAKSKTLARFLGKDFDIMATIGHVMDLPKSKLGVDVKNNFQPDYTVIEGKQKVITELKKAAKKAETVYLAPDPDREGEAIAWHVANSIGNSHKAKFRRVTFNEITKGAVLEAIANPREIDMNLVNAQQARRVLDRIVGYTVSPFLWKTVARNLSAGRVQSVALRLVCEREAEINAFVSQEYWQLTAELETAGKERLEARLYKIGERSVVKPGDSNDNGNKMSIGSENEVRGYMAELEKESWVVAEIKNTERIRRPSAPFITSTLQQEAAKAFGFSPKVTMRLAQELYEGVDIGQEGPTGLITYMRTDSTRIANEALKAARELIARDYGKAYLPPKPQVYSKKQNAQDAHEAIRPTYLALPPDKVKRFLNARQFKLYSLIWNRFVASQMNPARYDVETIDIAAGRFLFRAAAQRLTFDGYLKIYHEEVEADDNGNGNGAAAALPRLAEKDPLRLLELRPNQSFTKPPARYSEAALVKRLEADGIGRPSTYASIISTLRDRKYVKLEQRKLAPTELGLTVNKILVENLPKLFNVKFTAEMEKELDLIEDGTDDWVKVLNEFYEPFKKSIEVLKGRQKEIKEAMTEETDIKCEKCGSPMVIKWGRNGRFLACSAYPECKSTRPLPEEEAARKTDEVCEKCGAPMVIKTGRFGRFLACSAYPNCKNTKAITLGIACPQDGCKGQLVEKRTRGGKIFYGCSAYPSCKFATWDKPVPHPCPHCAYPFLVAKESKAKGEYLQCPRCKAVIAPDSVEAHTPAH
- the rpoZ gene encoding DNA-directed RNA polymerase subunit omega, which translates into the protein MKKVPIEQIEKTGLNRYEAVIVASKYARKLNTKRLTLLEQMEDNPEIDIDSRKITMVALNDLIEGKVKFERPR
- the gmk gene encoding guanylate kinase, giving the protein MTPTGKGKVVIISSPSGGGKSSICRQLLERNPAWRFSVSYTTRSRRPDEVHGREYFFVSADEFRRLAKQDFFAEHCRVHLYEYGTPKKPLEDVRAEGGVVLLDIDVQGAEKIKAVFADAITIFILPPSIAALRSRLSTRGTETQEQLQVRFENATREMRLWRRFEYAVINDTLATAVREVESAIIAHHCRTDRLAPEQIENIIG
- a CDS encoding YicC family protein, with the protein product MDSMTGFGKAEFKSALGTFTVEVSSVNNRFLEVSARLPRQFSAMEPKVRELVGRHVNRGKVYIYVGFSEGEENTDRFSINVKAAAAYARQLAALRDQLHIGGEVTIGDLLVFPEVVKSDETAFEDEEIWEQLEAPLAEAMTALVRMRRREGEAMARDMKQRLDQIKEITRAVEKEAAQSVDRYRDRLLVRISELAETIQLDPNRLEQEVALQAERSDITEECTRMFSHIDQYDADLRRDDPVGKRLNFILQEMNREANTIASKCTEASITRLVISMKEEIEKLRELVQNVE
- a CDS encoding PAS domain-containing protein: MPTVRQQKPGAAVEMNARAIARCGVCKVDLKGRFVFVDEQAQQLFGCPGEELFGKALIDFVDEASRAVVNEILSRRNHYEITFDHIGLTLVVPGAAAIRAGAIVTLNFNAGNPVNFQFIFLADNAVAVDLVRDPHAAAYRRLVAYLDGRDLTADWRGYLGELQSFSGAVQVCAYLVSPDRLEPRSSALDAGDGVTSLPSIDPTGPLHRQVADTGETYDFTDQRSIQRAVELGAPAPNEVIARLALDEGQAALIRVIFPSDIADNDARVQADRTRFALELTQRLLAPPPPSADDRTADNIQFAIGLLDGLGIGAMMADSRGKTAVYNPVLARLFQVEDVSVDLVELAEILSGGAAEERQRLDDFLRGAARPSTGALELARVELPAGRPGLLAVLPLAENPNDRTAFVAIVPGALAADAADVLAFGRTLLSRLGADTAEAVALSARLGQRSAALDAEGKDQLHRLTESLQDLGRLTQDLRSALDISSRVQAPELTDLNIVLHRVVNHVNRGRGGQPLRVHTDLMPKVSTSRRAVTLALENLLQAVATGADRATATVRIAAELSGPSACRLTITVDSPLDRSHNDFAFGFSAARLLIRSIGGTLREEPRTAGVGFVIAFPVQP